ACCGGTGATTGGACTACTTCCAACATCTCCGGTAATAGCAGATGGAAAGACATCGATAATTCCTGATTTTGACAGAATCACAAAATCGCCCGCAACCCCAAGATCTACCACTGCCAGACCTGATTTGTAGTTGAGGGGAACTGTCGAAGTCCCCATAGGATCTATGCTGGTCTCAACATCTTTTTTGCACCCGGCAATTAAAACAACCGATACTATTGCAAGGGTTGTTAATAGTTTACTCGTTTTCATTTTTTTTGGTTTTTAAATTGTGACTTCATTATCACATTGCAAAGGTAAGTCCCTTAATTCCGGAAAGTGTTACGCAATTATTGTAAAGAGTTACAACATTCACACATATTCTTTCTCGCGATATTGCTTTACAGATTATAAAACAGCATTTGCATCCCCCTTGGCATCGAAGGTGAGATTACCTGACGATATTTCAAGTGATCCACTGGATTTATAGAGCCCGGGTGTGAGTGTCAGCCCACCGAGATTTCCGGCAAGAATCACAAAACCTGCGGTTGATTGAAGGTTGACCGTTGCCTGCACGGTAGTTTGAAGAGGTATGACTATTGGTGTTGGACCTACTACAGTATCCTCTTTTTTACAACCCGCTATCAAAAGAAACAAGGGTAATACAGCGGTCAGTCCCGCTTTTCGCGAGACACCGACGAAATGCGTCCATCGGCTTAAAAAACTTACTGCATTTGTTGTATAAATCTTCATAAATTCCTCTATAGTGATTAGTGAAAATAAATAAGAAACCCCGCTCTTGAGAGCGGGGTTTCGATGTTCAGCCATCGATTGGGAATTTAGTCCAACCATTTTACGGCGTAGGCTTTACAATGGCATTGGCGTCTAATGTAACCGACTCAGTTCTCGCCAATGCTCTGCCTTCCAAAGATGCGCCTGTAGCAAACGTAATGTTTGCATAAGCCATGATGGTTCCCTTCATTACAGCAGTTGTTCCAAAAGTTGCCGCACTGCCGACTTGCCAAAAAATGTTGGAAGCCTGTGCGCCGCCGATTAGGAAAACTTGGCGACCGGATGTCATATTGAAACTGGATGCTATTTGAAAAATCCAAACAGCATTCGCGTCGCCTTGAGCATCGAGCGTAAGATCGCCTGACGATATTTCAAGCGAGCTGGTGGATTTATAAAGTCCCGGGGGAAGTGTTTGTCCGCCAAGATTCCCGGCTACACCGATAGGATTTACTGTTCGTCCTGCGGCATCGTTATATGCAGTCGTTAAATCAATCATTGCCTGAGTTAACAAAATAGGATTTGTCACGTAACCTAAAGGACCGGCAGCGTCAACCGTGTAGATCGTTCCGACTAAAGCTACTGTCTCAAATCCGGTCATGGAAGCACCGGTGATAGGACTCGCTCCAACATCTCCGGTAATACTCGTAGGACCGGTATTGGTGATTCCAGCGTACGACAGAATTGCAAAATCGCCCGCAACCCCAAGATCAACCACTGCCAGACCTGATTTGTAGTTGAGGGGAACTGTCGAAGTCCCCATAGGATCTATGCTGGTCTCAACATCTTTTTTGCACCCGGCAATTAAAACAACCGATACTATTGCAAGGGTTGTTAATAGTTTGCTCGTTTTCATTTTTTTTGGTTTTTAAATATGGAATAATAAAATCCTTGCCAGCCGGTCCAAACGTGTGCAACCGTAAAAACATAATAGATATTATCCGAGTTGGGCAATTTTACAATCGCAACACCACAATCACTTTGACCAACTAAGCCTAAACCATTGGACATGAACTCTTGATTTTTATTATAAACCGTATGACCGTCAGTGTAAAACAACAGATTACCTAATGTATCAGTGATAGCAGCACTTCCACCCCAGGTATTTGTCTGACCGTCATAAAGTACATCGGGTGTACCGGAATTAAAATCAAGACCGCAATAATTATTAAAGTACCATATATTGGCTTCGTTTTGAGCAATTGAAATCTTTACAAAAAGTAGAATAAAAGAAAAAAATAAATATTTCATCATATCTAATAACCTATTTTGAGTTAAAAATCCGGTGTCCTAACACACTGGATTTTTTATGAAGTTAGTTTAAAGTAATTTGATTTAGTGAAATAATACCGCCTCCCATCAACTGCTGACAAGTCTTAAACTCCCCAGGATCTTTTCCACTACATGTTTCCTCAAATCCACCCTGTCCATCCGGACACAGTTTTTTTACACTTGCTATAACCATGTAGCAATTGCTGGAAGCTCCATGACAAAATTCAGTTAATTGAAAATCAGCATAAGTGGCAGACACATCTACCAACTGCTCATCTTCAAAGACAATTTCATAGGGCGTATCACATTGATCAACCACTGCACACCAGACCTTAAAATATGAATTACCGGGTAAAGGGCAAGGATCGCAGTTTTGAGCATCCCAAGAAACTCTTACCGTTGCTTGAGCAATGGATCCTTGTATTCCTGTTAAAACCAGGACCAACATAATGGCTAATGTTGTAAATAGTGTTTTCATCATGTTTAGTTTTTAAAGTTAGTAAATATTTAAAGAATATATTTAAATTGTGACTTCATTATCACATTGCAAAGGTAAGTCCCTTAATTCCGGAAAGTGTTACGCAATTATTGAAAAGAGTTACAACATTCACACATTTTATTTCTCGCGATATTGCTAACAGATAAAAAAAAAGCGCTGCTTAATAAGCAACGCTCTTTTCATCCTGCAAATATTTACTGTTTCACAATGGTATTGCCTGCCATAGTAACTCCACCGGTTCTTGCTAACCCTCTGCCAAAAAATGTTGGAGGCCAATGCTCCTCCGCTGAGGATAACTTTTCGTCCTGATGTGGTGGTGAGTGTGGATGCTATCTGTATAATGAAAACGGCACTCGCATTTCCCTTTGCATCAAAAGTCAGGTCGCCTGATGATATAGCCAGCAAGGAAGTTGACTTATAAAGCCCGGGGGTAAGCGTAAGTCCCCCGATATTTCCCGACAGTGTTACTATATCTGTGCTGGTTCGTCCGTCAGCATCATTATGTGCTGCGGTTAAATCAAGTTTCGCCTGATTGGAGTTAATATCATTGATGTGTTGTGTCCCAACAAATATCCCGGGAGGAAACCCACCCACCGAAGTACCCGGACTTAGTCCAAGGTCGCCAGTGACTGTTGCTGCTCCTGTGCTGGTAACTGCTGAGCCCGCAAGAACCGCGAAGTTGGATGCATCGGCAAGTGGTACTGTCGCCAGAACCGTGGTTTAAACGGGAATTACAATTGGATTTGCAGAGGCAGGTTCATCTTTTTTGCAACCGGCAATTAAAACAACCGATGCTATCGATACTATTGCAAGGGTTGTTAATATTTTATTCGTTTTCATTTTTTTGGTTTTAAATTGTGAATAAATTTTCACAGAACAAAGGTGAGTCCTTTGATTCCGGAAAGCGTTACACAATTACAGAAAAGAGTTACATCATTCAAACATTTTAATCTTACATCCTCTCCATATACCAATTCAATTCCTTTTCCATTTTTTTGTAACGGAAAATAGTAGTGATGATTTTTTGCAAACGTATGAAGGCGGTTTCGCTTTTCACAACATAATCAAATGCCCTGTGATGCATGCAGCTTATTGCCACGTCAATTTTATCCTGGGAGGATAGCATCACAACGGGAATATCTGGATTGAACGCTTTTATTTTATCTAATATTTCTATTCCGTTCATCGCGTTTTTATCAATGCCATCAAGATGATAATCTAAAATGATCACATCAGGGTTGTGTGATAAATTCTCCATGCAAATTTCGCCTGTCGCAAATGTTTCAAGGGTAAAATCGGCATTTTGGAGGAATTCAATTTCTAATGACTTTAAAAACAATGCATCATCATCAACAAGAAAAAGTAGTATTTTTTTTTCGTTCGTCATCAGTTGGTTTTTTTAATCAAGTTATACTCTTCTTCTAATTCTTTGCAGGCTTGAGAGCAAACGTTTTCAAGCTGTATAACCAATTCTGGTAATTCATCAAGATGTTGTTGTGTGCTTGCATATTCCTGAATTTTTTTTGCCATGTTTTCGAAATCGGCACTAATACCCATTATTGAAAATGAGGGGATCATTTTATGTACTGCCGCGTGCAATGAATTCCAATCTTTATCCTGCAAGCTTTGTTTCATTGCATTAATTAAAGGTGGGGTTTGTTTCAAATAAAGTGAAATCATTTCCATCATCAATGTTGGATCAGATTTTGTACGACGGATTAAATAATCCAGGTCGGTGCACTTTAACT
The nucleotide sequence above comes from Bacteroidales bacterium. Encoded proteins:
- a CDS encoding ice-binding family protein — translated: MATVPLADASNFAVLAGSAVTSTGAATVTGDLGLSPGTSVGGFPPGIFVGTQHINDINSNQAKLDLTAAHNDADGRTSTDIVTLSGNIGGLTLTPGLYKSTSLLAISSGDLTFDAKGNASAVFIIQIASTLTTTSGRKVILSGGALASNIFWQRVSKNRWSYYGRQYHCETVNICRMKRALLIKQRFFFIC
- a CDS encoding response regulator, with translation MTNEKKILLFLVDDDALFLKSLEIEFLQNADFTLETFATGEICMENLSHNPDVIILDYHLDGIDKNAMNGIEILDKIKAFNPDIPVVMLSSQDKIDVAISCMHHRAFDYVVKSETAFIRLQKIITTIFRYKKMEKELNWYMERM
- a CDS encoding ice-binding family protein, with protein sequence MAEHRNPALKSGVSYLFSLITIEEFMKIYTTNAVSFLSRWTHFVGVSRKAGLTAVLPLFLLIAGCKKEDTVVGPTPIVIPLQTTVQATVNLQSTAGFVILAGNLGGLTLTPGLYKSSGSLEISSGNLTFDAKGDANAVL
- a CDS encoding ice-binding family protein — translated: MGTSTVPLNYKSGLAVVDLGVAGDFAILSYAGITNTGPTSITGDVGASPITGASMTGFETVALVGTIYTVDAAGPLGYVTNPILLTQAMIDLTTAYNDAAGRTVNPIGVAGNLGGQTLPPGLYKSTSSLEISSGDLTLDAQGDANAVWIFQIASSFNMTSGRQVFLIGGAQASNIFWQVGSAATFGTTAVMKGTIMAYANITFATGASLEGRALARTESVTLDANAIVKPTP